A part of Rattus rattus isolate New Zealand chromosome 6, Rrattus_CSIRO_v1, whole genome shotgun sequence genomic DNA contains:
- the Arpc4 gene encoding actin-related protein 2/3 complex subunit 4, producing the protein MTATLRPYLSAVRATLQAALCLENFSSQVVERHNKPEVEVRSSKELLLQPVTISRNEKEKVLIEGSINSVRVSIAVKQADEIEKILCHKFMRFMMMRAENFFILRRKPVEGYDISFLITNFHTEQMYKHKLVDFVIHFMEEIDKEISEMKLSVNARARIVAEEFLKNF; encoded by the exons ACTGCCACTCTCCGCCCCTACCTTAGTGCCGTGCGGGCCACACTGCAGGCCGCCCTCTGCCTGGAGAACTTCTCCTCCCAGGTCGTGGAACGACACAACAAGCCAGAGGTTGAAGTCAG GAGTAGCAAAGAACTGCTATTGCAACCTGTTACCATCAGCAGGAATGAGAAGGAAAAGGTTCTGATTGAAGGCTCCATCAATTCTGTCCGGGTCAGCATTGCTGTGAAACAG GCTGATGAGATTGAGAAGATTTTATGCCATAAATTCATGCGCTTCATGATGATGCGAGCAGAGAACTTCTTTATCCTTCGAAGGAAACCTGTGGAG GGTTATGACATCAGCTTTCTCATCACCAACTTCCACACGGAGCAGATGTACAAACACAAACTGGTGGACTTTGTAATCCACTTCATGGAGGAGATCGACAAGGAGATCAGTGAGATGAAGCTGTCAGTCAATGCCCGGGCTCGTATCGTGGCTGAGGAGTTCCTCAAGAAC TTTTAG